In the genome of Fulvivirga maritima, one region contains:
- a CDS encoding outer membrane beta-barrel family protein, translating to MRILLPIILFFTALGSAYAQSGFRVEGKLMDGDSGKPLEYASVSVLQASDSSLVTGGVTDGQGNFSIPIKNKGKYVVRAEFISYNPKYYSVELGAGKKVANLGSITLNPDAETLEEVVVKGEKSQMVMELDKRVFNVGQDLSNIGASAADVLDNVPSVNVDIEGNVSLRGSSNVKILVNGKPSGLIGISSTDALRQLQGNLIERIEVVTNPSARYQAEGNAGIINIILKKDENQGINGSFTVNGGYPADFGVSANVNYRKKWVNMFFNYGTNYRNSPGSGYDRQEFFNDGYSTYRTTDRDRNREGFSHNIRAGADFYLDDKSTLTASGLYRFSDEDNTTDLTYRNYDRNRVLLADSLRTDNEKEDEDNMDFALNYTREFNDKGHKLTADLQYRESDEVEDSEQRQGARPSSGEDFNPNLFQRSYNEEFERNILFQTDYVYPFSENGKMEAGLRANIRSIDNSYQVEEQNEQGQFEQLSDFSNNFKYDENIYAAYFIYGNKINNFSYQVGVRSELTDITTQLVTTGERADKDYIGFFPSAHITYELANENSIQASYSRRLDRPNFWNLNPFFSYTDPRSIRSGNTDLDPEYTDAYEIGYLKTWSSGSVYSSVYYRYTTDVIDRVSYQDQVNGDTVIFSMPQNLSQRNSYGVEFTVSQDVGDWWKLNGNANFYHQATDGDYEGQDLSSDTYTMSARVTSKMTLFDAFDFQLSGRYRASGEEYPR from the coding sequence ATGAGAATTTTATTACCTATTATTTTATTTTTTACAGCTTTAGGTTCAGCCTATGCACAATCGGGCTTTCGAGTGGAGGGAAAGCTTATGGATGGCGACAGTGGTAAGCCACTTGAATATGCATCAGTGAGTGTATTGCAAGCTTCTGACAGCAGTCTGGTTACTGGTGGAGTGACTGATGGGCAGGGCAATTTTTCCATTCCTATTAAAAATAAAGGCAAATATGTAGTAAGAGCGGAGTTCATCTCCTATAACCCTAAATACTACTCTGTGGAGTTAGGGGCTGGCAAAAAGGTAGCTAATTTAGGGTCTATCACCTTGAATCCGGATGCTGAAACATTGGAGGAGGTAGTAGTAAAAGGCGAAAAGAGCCAGATGGTAATGGAGCTCGACAAACGTGTGTTTAATGTAGGTCAAGATTTAAGTAACATAGGAGCTAGTGCAGCAGATGTATTAGATAATGTGCCTTCTGTAAATGTAGATATTGAAGGTAATGTGAGCCTAAGAGGTAGCTCTAATGTTAAGATTCTGGTTAATGGTAAGCCTTCCGGATTAATAGGAATTAGCAGTACTGACGCATTAAGACAGTTGCAAGGTAATCTTATAGAGCGTATAGAAGTGGTAACTAACCCATCTGCAAGATACCAGGCAGAAGGTAATGCGGGAATCATCAATATAATACTTAAAAAGGATGAGAATCAGGGAATAAATGGTTCATTTACTGTAAATGGAGGTTATCCTGCTGATTTTGGAGTTTCTGCTAATGTTAATTACAGAAAGAAATGGGTAAACATGTTCTTTAATTATGGTACTAATTACAGAAACAGCCCAGGCTCTGGTTATGATAGACAGGAGTTTTTTAATGATGGTTATAGCACTTATAGAACTACAGACAGAGACAGAAATAGAGAAGGTTTTTCTCATAACATAAGGGCGGGAGCAGATTTTTATCTGGATGATAAGAGTACCTTAACAGCATCAGGTCTGTACCGTTTTTCAGATGAAGACAATACTACGGATCTTACCTATAGAAATTATGATCGCAATAGAGTGCTTTTGGCGGATTCATTGCGTACGGATAATGAGAAGGAAGATGAGGATAATATGGATTTTGCTCTTAATTATACCAGAGAGTTTAATGATAAAGGCCATAAGCTTACTGCTGATTTACAATATAGAGAAAGTGATGAAGTAGAAGACTCAGAGCAGCGTCAAGGTGCCAGACCAAGTTCAGGTGAAGATTTTAATCCTAACCTTTTCCAAAGATCGTATAATGAAGAGTTTGAAAGAAACATTCTTTTTCAGACTGATTATGTTTATCCATTTTCAGAAAATGGTAAGATGGAAGCGGGCTTAAGAGCCAATATCAGAAGCATAGATAACAGCTATCAGGTAGAGGAACAGAATGAGCAAGGGCAGTTTGAGCAATTATCAGACTTCAGTAATAACTTCAAATATGATGAAAATATTTATGCAGCCTATTTTATCTACGGTAATAAAATAAACAACTTCTCTTATCAGGTAGGTGTACGTTCTGAGCTTACTGACATCACTACTCAGTTAGTAACTACAGGCGAACGTGCTGATAAAGATTACATTGGATTTTTCCCAAGCGCCCATATTACTTATGAGTTGGCTAATGAAAACTCCATACAGGCCAGTTATAGCCGAAGGTTAGACAGACCTAATTTTTGGAATCTTAACCCATTCTTTAGTTATACTGACCCAAGGAGTATTCGCTCAGGGAATACGGATCTGGACCCTGAATATACTGATGCTTATGAGATAGGATATTTAAAAACATGGAGCTCAGGCTCGGTATATAGTAGCGTGTATTATCGTTATACCACAGATGTTATAGATAGAGTTAGCTATCAGGATCAGGTAAACGGTGACACTGTGATCTTTTCTATGCCTCAAAACCTGAGTCAAAGGAATTCGTATGGAGTGGAGTTTACAGTTTCTCAAGATGTGGGAGATTGGTGGAAGTTAAATGGTAATGCTAATTTTTACCACCAGGCTACAGATGGAGATTATGAGGGACAG
- a CDS encoding type IX secretion system histidine kinase PorY, translated as MRLFLKITLLYLSISLMVFVAGGAITFQVIKREIDKEQQRFLRERLRWAEKMIAHRHLSKPFHHDKIIIDPIEGEAQETKIVYSDTLVMHVALLRMEPHIKLDVVREVDGRFYKISIYDLIVEEDDIAEGVQESLIKVFIILAIVVLVLGSAASYYIFKPFNSALSKIRGFNLKSHQAIGYEKSNTREFDNLNKFVSEMTQKVVDDYEALKEFSENASHEMQTPLAIANGKLELLLGSENLTDEQVELLSSAQSSVQRLSKLNKALSLLTKIENKEFENKEQVNLQVLISQLIFDFKELMELKSIEISADLAEGVKVYMDPTLAAVLVNNLFQNAIRHNYVNGFIKVNLTNNELVISNSGEPLTMPAEHMFERFRKNNQSKDSIGLGLAIVSKICEINYFSVKYTQEGGRHIVSVKFK; from the coding sequence ATGAGGTTATTTTTAAAAATAACACTTTTATACCTTTCTATTTCGCTGATGGTTTTTGTGGCAGGTGGTGCTATTACTTTTCAGGTAATCAAAAGGGAGATAGATAAGGAACAACAAAGGTTTTTGAGAGAAAGGCTTCGCTGGGCAGAGAAAATGATTGCTCACAGGCATTTATCCAAGCCCTTTCATCATGATAAAATAATTATAGATCCGATAGAAGGAGAAGCTCAGGAAACCAAAATAGTGTATTCTGATACTCTGGTAATGCATGTGGCTTTGCTAAGGATGGAGCCTCATATAAAACTAGATGTAGTACGTGAAGTAGATGGCAGATTCTATAAAATATCAATTTATGATCTCATTGTGGAGGAAGATGATATTGCTGAGGGTGTTCAAGAATCGTTAATTAAAGTGTTTATAATCCTCGCTATAGTAGTGCTGGTTTTGGGGAGTGCGGCATCTTATTACATTTTTAAACCATTTAATTCTGCCTTATCAAAAATCAGAGGATTTAACTTAAAAAGTCATCAGGCTATAGGTTATGAAAAATCTAACACGCGCGAGTTTGATAACCTGAATAAATTTGTGAGTGAGATGACTCAAAAAGTAGTAGATGATTATGAAGCCTTGAAGGAATTTTCTGAGAATGCATCTCATGAAATGCAAACGCCATTGGCCATCGCTAATGGTAAGCTAGAGTTGTTGTTAGGATCAGAAAATCTTACGGATGAGCAAGTAGAACTGCTAAGTTCTGCGCAAAGCTCTGTGCAGCGATTATCTAAACTCAATAAAGCACTTTCTTTACTTACTAAAATTGAAAACAAGGAATTTGAGAATAAAGAGCAGGTAAACCTGCAGGTGCTCATAAGTCAGCTCATTTTTGATTTTAAAGAATTGATGGAGTTAAAGTCTATAGAGATATCCGCTGATCTTGCCGAAGGAGTGAAAGTGTATATGGATCCTACCTTGGCGGCTGTTCTGGTGAATAACCTCTTTCAAAATGCTATCAGACATAACTATGTTAATGGGTTTATTAAAGTCAACCTTACCAATAATGAGCTAGTTATAAGTAATTCGGGAGAGCCACTTACTATGCCTGCTGAGCATATGTTTGAGCGCTTTCGTAAGAATAATCAAAGTAAAGATTCTATTGGATTAGGTCTAGCCATTGTCAGTAAAATCTGTGAGATCAATTATTTTTCTGTGAAATATACACAGGAAGGGGGGCGACATATTGTTTCAGTGAAATTTAAGTAA
- a CDS encoding helix-turn-helix domain-containing protein, translating to MRCYCICLSIKTEYLPSSLLQSTCGAIIWIQLILFDFVYQHIKNLRKKITNAGGNDYIQTMYGSGYKFNTRVA from the coding sequence ATGAGATGTTACTGTATATGCTTGTCAATAAAAACAGAGTACTTACCAAGCAGTCTATTGCAGAGCACTTGTGGGGCGATTATATGGATACAGTTGATTCTTTTTGATTTTGTCTATCAGCATATCAAAAATCTTAGGAAGAAAATAACAAATGCAGGAGGCAATGATTACATACAGACCATGTATGGTTCAGGTTATAAATTCAATACGAGAGTGGCATGA
- a CDS encoding response regulator transcription factor: MKILIVEDQEELAQNIMAYMDKEGYVCEWVTTYQKAIEKFTAYNYDMLLLDLMLPDGNGLDILRYVKKEGIDSGVLILSAKNALDDRIEGLDLGADDYLPKPFHLSELNARIKAIFRRKNLSGAHEIVFNEIAVNTDTMEVMVNNKSLELTRKEYEMLLYMLVNKNRVLTKQSIAEHLWGDYMDTVDSF; the protein is encoded by the coding sequence ATGAAGATTCTTATCGTAGAAGATCAGGAAGAGCTGGCTCAAAATATTATGGCCTATATGGATAAGGAAGGCTATGTGTGTGAGTGGGTCACTACCTACCAAAAGGCCATTGAAAAATTCACAGCTTATAATTATGATATGCTTTTGCTGGATCTAATGCTGCCAGATGGTAATGGTCTCGATATTTTAAGATATGTTAAGAAAGAGGGAATAGACAGTGGGGTTTTGATTTTATCAGCTAAGAATGCTTTAGATGACAGAATAGAAGGTCTTGACCTGGGAGCAGATGATTATTTGCCTAAACCTTTTCACCTTTCTGAACTTAATGCGCGTATAAAGGCCATCTTTAGACGAAAAAACCTATCAGGAGCCCACGAAATAGTCTTTAATGAAATAGCGGTAAATACTGATACTATGGAGGTAATGGTAAACAATAAATCACTGGAGCTTACCCGGAAGGAGTATGAGATGTTACTGTATATGCTTGTCAATAAAAACAGAGTACTTACCAAGCAGTCTATTGCAGAGCACTTGTGGGGCGATTATATGGATACAGTTGATTCTTTTTGA
- a CDS encoding TonB-dependent receptor, which produces MTKLLLTLCAMALASVSVFAQTGTLKGTINTSDNKAAAFVNVYLKGTNKGTSTDKGGNYTLRNVNPGDYVLVASYIGLKKKEIEVSVSPNEITQIPVIMLEVDSEELNEVIIQGDRTTNKFAEPESEFVAKMPLENIENPQVYNTIDSRLLKEQVITNFNDALKNAPGITRLWESTGRGGDGAGYYSMRGFSVQPTMMNGLPALTNGALDPVNMEKIEVIKGPSGTLFGSSLISYGGLINVVTKRPYEEFGGEINYITGSYGLNRITADINTPLNEDKSVLFRVNTAYHSENSFQDAGFKKSFYIAPSLTYKANDKLTFLVNAEILNAEAANAPMIFLTRTEPLRMHNMDDFKALGYDNERSYTGNDLTMRTPTFSLQGQAIYKISENWTSQTAVSSSSAKSDGYYSYLGSVPSDEDAIQGLDGEFFIRQISRQNSTTLGTDIQQNFIGDFEIGSLRNRLVAGIDFLSRRVTNNSTGYAANGIVYFGPESVATINQYIYGIADPDEYITDFDNGILSQPGADAVLANSAISNNQTEQQVLSAYVSDVLNITPNLTAMASLRVDRFMDKDDSDNDQTALSPKFGLVYQLIPNQLSVFGNYMDGFQNTTPRIQGDQTIENFDPEHANQWEVGAKVNMFNERLSATISYYDIQVSDIVRTDLDRSTAEANFYIQDGETFSKGIEVSIIANPIQGLNIVTGYSYNEAETKNTTPNTDGRRSTNAGPESLFNFWASYSLTQGSLQGLGAGIGANYASEFATTNTLVTGKFTLPSYTVFNASLFYNTDKYRLALKLDNLTDEEYYTGWSTISPQRPRSLSASFAYRF; this is translated from the coding sequence ATGACTAAACTTTTACTGACACTTTGTGCCATGGCGCTGGCTTCCGTGTCTGTTTTTGCTCAAACAGGAACCTTAAAAGGAACCATAAACACATCAGACAACAAAGCTGCTGCTTTTGTAAATGTCTATTTGAAAGGGACAAACAAAGGAACTTCTACTGATAAAGGTGGAAATTATACTTTGAGAAATGTAAATCCTGGTGACTACGTACTTGTAGCTTCTTACATTGGCCTTAAGAAAAAGGAAATTGAAGTTTCTGTATCACCCAATGAGATTACTCAAATTCCGGTTATAATGCTGGAAGTAGATTCTGAAGAACTTAATGAAGTAATCATTCAAGGTGACAGAACTACAAACAAGTTTGCAGAACCAGAAAGTGAATTTGTGGCTAAAATGCCTTTGGAAAACATAGAAAACCCTCAGGTTTATAACACCATTGATAGCCGCTTATTAAAAGAACAAGTGATCACTAACTTCAATGATGCACTGAAAAATGCTCCTGGTATTACTCGTCTTTGGGAATCTACCGGACGTGGTGGAGACGGAGCCGGATATTACTCAATGAGAGGATTTTCTGTACAACCCACTATGATGAATGGTCTGCCTGCACTTACTAATGGAGCCCTTGATCCTGTTAATATGGAGAAAATTGAAGTAATAAAAGGACCATCAGGAACCTTATTCGGTAGTAGTTTAATCTCTTACGGAGGTCTTATCAACGTAGTAACTAAGAGACCTTATGAAGAATTTGGTGGTGAGATCAACTATATTACTGGTAGCTATGGGTTAAACAGAATTACTGCTGACATTAATACCCCTCTAAACGAAGATAAAAGTGTGCTTTTCCGAGTAAACACTGCTTATCACTCAGAAAATAGCTTTCAAGATGCTGGCTTTAAAAAATCTTTCTACATAGCTCCTTCATTAACTTACAAGGCTAATGATAAATTAACCTTTTTGGTAAATGCTGAAATATTGAATGCCGAAGCAGCTAATGCTCCTATGATATTCTTAACCAGAACCGAACCTTTAAGAATGCATAATATGGATGACTTCAAAGCTTTGGGATATGATAATGAAAGATCATATACGGGTAATGACCTTACTATGAGAACACCAACCTTCAGCTTACAAGGACAGGCCATTTATAAAATTTCTGAAAACTGGACATCACAAACTGCAGTATCATCAAGCTCTGCTAAGTCTGATGGTTATTACTCTTACTTAGGATCTGTTCCTTCTGATGAAGATGCTATTCAAGGACTTGATGGAGAATTTTTCATCAGACAAATCAGTAGACAAAACTCTACCACTTTAGGTACAGACATACAACAGAATTTCATAGGTGACTTTGAAATTGGATCACTAAGAAACAGATTGGTAGCAGGTATTGATTTCTTAAGTAGACGAGTAACCAATAACAGTACAGGGTACGCAGCTAATGGTATCGTATATTTTGGGCCAGAATCTGTAGCTACTATCAATCAATATATATATGGCATTGCAGACCCTGATGAATATATCACGGATTTTGATAACGGAATTTTATCTCAGCCGGGTGCTGATGCTGTTTTAGCTAACTCCGCTATCAGCAATAATCAAACAGAACAACAAGTACTTAGTGCTTACGTTTCAGACGTACTTAACATCACTCCTAACTTAACTGCTATGGCCAGCTTAAGAGTAGATAGATTTATGGACAAAGATGACAGCGACAATGACCAAACTGCCCTTTCGCCTAAATTTGGATTAGTTTATCAATTAATACCTAATCAGTTATCTGTATTTGGTAACTATATGGATGGTTTCCAAAATACTACACCTAGAATTCAGGGAGACCAAACTATTGAGAATTTTGATCCTGAGCACGCTAACCAGTGGGAAGTAGGAGCAAAAGTGAATATGTTCAACGAAAGACTTTCTGCCACCATCAGTTACTATGATATTCAGGTTTCTGATATAGTAAGAACTGACCTTGACCGTTCTACTGCTGAAGCCAATTTCTATATTCAGGATGGCGAAACTTTCAGTAAGGGAATTGAAGTTAGCATTATAGCGAACCCTATTCAAGGCTTGAACATTGTAACAGGTTACAGCTATAACGAAGCAGAAACCAAAAACACTACTCCTAATACCGATGGAAGAAGATCTACTAATGCAGGACCTGAGTCTTTATTTAACTTCTGGGCTAGTTATTCATTAACTCAAGGATCTTTACAAGGTTTAGGCGCAGGCATTGGTGCTAACTATGCAAGCGAATTTGCTACTACTAACACTCTGGTTACAGGCAAATTCACTTTACCTTCATACACTGTTTTTAATGCTTCACTTTTCTACAACACTGACAAGTATAGATTAGCATTGAAATTAGATAACCTTACTGATGAAGAATATTATACTGGTTGGAGTACTATCAGTCCTCAAAGACCAAGAAGCTTAAGCGCTAGTTTTGCTTATAGGTTCTAA
- a CDS encoding ABC transporter permease, whose product MKSLPQPPQWAVRFLEWFCPYLLFESVLGDLLEEFDDDVEQLGERKARARFIWNVISFFRPGILLRNNFKLKIIDNIMFNNYFKIALRNIRKRKLYSFINAFGLSIAIAFCVLIYLFIKDERSFDQFHKNKSDLFVVARTSYDAWGGEPTYEHSLYQQLVLGPQLQQEVPEVKRIARFKSGYTGVLNFNNKSFEESFGFTDSAFFKMFSFPLLSGDIKSIFKNPDEMVITTRVAERYFGNEDPVGKAVEFDFGGEKRLFTISGLVDVPPSNSSLQFNILIPMENHPSYEWQMQNGWRSFSTPTFIQLEHGADTALVAKKMEQAVEKFVKDDQDQERKELNIAADIKLLSYHLNNIEGMHMNTKLAWDNSSDPQYSYILAGIALLILVIACINYVSLSLSASGVRRKEVGVRKAIGAHRNQLISQFTIESIALAVISMIFGFALVFVLLPYFNDFTSKQIHITWGNSFELVGLIFLLALFIGVLAGSYPSLFLSSFKTSLVLKGSNISKLKAGFTKPLVVLQFALSSFLIISSLIMYKQMEFITTKDLGYNNELVLVVNTHRGYALRNNGLVEKMRVALQGVPDVKLVSGSNSSFGGGWNMMGYTEDGKNKMSYVYDVDPYYIPLLDIEILKGRNFDPDMPSDSNAVIVNEALVKDMGWTDPLSEHLNWEEDEASEGARVIGVMKDYNFLSLQRNVEPLFLKEKDAFLNYLLIKIEPDNIPETIALIEDEWSKVSPDKPFSYSFLDDDVARQYDAFNKWMNIMGLATGFAIIISCLGLFGLSGINALNKTKEIGIRKVFGAEVFNIFILLNRQFVWLAIISFLLAAPVAWYIMSQWLEKFEFSIELGWQMFVFSMLSGLLVALITVSYHGIKSAFTNPADTLKYE is encoded by the coding sequence ATGAAATCATTACCTCAACCACCACAATGGGCAGTTCGATTTTTAGAATGGTTTTGTCCTTACCTGCTTTTTGAAAGTGTACTGGGTGATTTGCTGGAGGAGTTTGATGATGATGTAGAACAGTTGGGAGAGCGCAAGGCCAGAGCAAGGTTTATTTGGAATGTTATTTCATTTTTTAGGCCGGGAATATTACTTCGAAACAATTTTAAACTCAAAATAATCGACAACATTATGTTTAATAATTATTTCAAAATAGCCTTGCGCAACATAAGAAAGCGGAAGTTGTATTCTTTTATCAATGCCTTTGGTTTAAGTATAGCTATCGCCTTTTGTGTGCTTATTTATCTTTTTATTAAAGACGAAAGGAGCTTTGATCAGTTCCACAAAAATAAGTCGGACCTGTTTGTAGTGGCAAGAACTTCTTATGATGCCTGGGGCGGAGAGCCCACTTATGAGCATTCTCTTTATCAGCAGCTGGTATTAGGCCCCCAGCTGCAGCAAGAAGTGCCTGAAGTGAAACGAATAGCACGATTTAAATCTGGTTATACAGGGGTGCTCAATTTCAATAATAAAAGCTTTGAGGAAAGCTTTGGTTTTACGGATAGTGCCTTTTTTAAAATGTTTTCATTTCCTCTGTTGTCGGGAGACATCAAAAGTATATTTAAAAATCCTGATGAGATGGTGATCACCACGCGAGTGGCAGAGCGCTATTTTGGAAATGAAGATCCTGTGGGTAAAGCGGTAGAGTTTGACTTTGGGGGTGAAAAGCGGCTCTTTACTATCTCCGGCCTGGTGGATGTGCCTCCGTCTAATTCTAGTTTGCAATTCAATATACTCATACCTATGGAAAACCATCCTTCTTATGAATGGCAAATGCAGAATGGTTGGCGTAGTTTTAGTACACCCACCTTTATACAGCTGGAGCATGGCGCAGATACTGCTTTGGTGGCAAAGAAGATGGAGCAGGCCGTAGAGAAATTCGTAAAGGACGATCAGGATCAAGAGAGAAAAGAACTAAACATAGCGGCAGATATCAAGTTGCTGTCTTATCATCTTAATAATATTGAGGGGATGCACATGAATACTAAACTGGCCTGGGATAACTCCAGCGACCCTCAGTATTCATATATTTTGGCGGGTATTGCATTATTGATTTTAGTTATAGCTTGTATTAATTATGTCTCTCTTTCATTAAGTGCCTCGGGCGTAAGACGTAAGGAAGTGGGGGTAAGGAAAGCTATAGGTGCACATAGAAATCAGCTGATTAGTCAATTTACCATTGAGTCAATAGCATTAGCAGTTATTTCTATGATTTTTGGCTTTGCCCTGGTCTTTGTTTTACTGCCTTATTTTAATGATTTTACCTCAAAGCAGATTCATATTACCTGGGGCAATAGTTTTGAGTTGGTAGGCCTGATTTTTCTATTAGCTCTATTTATCGGAGTATTAGCGGGTAGCTACCCATCCTTATTTCTTTCTTCTTTTAAAACGTCTTTGGTGCTTAAGGGTAGTAATATTTCTAAATTAAAAGCCGGATTTACTAAGCCTTTAGTAGTCTTACAGTTTGCCTTGTCATCTTTTCTGATCATTAGCTCTTTGATAATGTATAAGCAAATGGAGTTTATCACTACTAAAGACTTGGGTTATAATAATGAGCTGGTTTTAGTAGTTAACACGCACAGAGGGTATGCTTTGAGAAATAACGGCCTGGTGGAAAAAATGCGTGTGGCGCTTCAGGGTGTTCCTGATGTGAAGCTTGTTTCAGGTAGTAATTCATCTTTCGGCGGAGGATGGAATATGATGGGGTATACTGAAGATGGCAAAAATAAGATGTCTTATGTCTATGATGTAGATCCTTATTACATCCCTTTGCTGGATATAGAGATCTTAAAAGGAAGAAATTTTGACCCTGACATGCCTTCGGACTCCAATGCCGTAATAGTTAATGAAGCTTTAGTAAAGGATATGGGCTGGACGGATCCGCTTTCAGAACATTTGAACTGGGAGGAAGACGAAGCCTCAGAGGGTGCAAGAGTAATTGGCGTAATGAAGGATTATAATTTTCTTTCGCTTCAGCGGAATGTGGAGCCGTTATTCTTAAAAGAGAAAGATGCCTTTCTTAATTACCTACTTATAAAAATAGAGCCTGATAACATACCAGAAACTATAGCGCTTATAGAAGATGAATGGTCTAAAGTGTCACCTGATAAACCTTTTAGTTATTCATTTTTAGATGATGATGTAGCGCGGCAATATGACGCATTTAATAAATGGATGAATATAATGGGCTTAGCTACAGGTTTTGCTATTATTATCTCTTGTTTAGGCTTATTCGGCCTTTCTGGTATCAATGCTTTGAATAAAACTAAGGAAATAGGCATAAGAAAAGTATTTGGAGCAGAGGTGTTTAATATTTTTATATTGCTGAACAGGCAGTTCGTGTGGTTGGCTATTATATCTTTTCTATTGGCAGCTCCTGTGGCTTGGTATATTATGAGTCAATGGCTTGAGAAATTTGAATTCTCAATAGAATTAGGTTGGCAGATGTTTGTATTCAGTATGCTGTCAGGCCTGTTAGTGGCTTTGATCACCGTCAGTTACCATGGAATCAAGAGCGCTTTTACTAACCCTGCTGATACCTTGAAGTACGAATAG
- a CDS encoding PadR family transcriptional regulator, with product MGKTYLGEFEELVLTMVGILGEEAYGNAIVEEIKQRLDRKVNLSAVHVTLYRLEDKGLVTSDMGGATATRGGRRKRIFKISNAGLSLLRDLKQQRMQLWELLPQLKFGV from the coding sequence ATGGGTAAAACTTATTTAGGAGAATTTGAAGAATTGGTACTTACCATGGTAGGCATATTAGGGGAGGAGGCGTATGGTAATGCTATAGTAGAGGAGATAAAACAGCGACTGGACCGCAAGGTGAACTTAAGCGCTGTGCATGTTACTTTATATCGGTTGGAAGATAAGGGGCTTGTTACTTCTGATATGGGAGGTGCTACCGCTACCCGCGGCGGAAGACGGAAACGGATTTTTAAGATTTCAAATGCCGGCCTTAGTTTATTACGCGATCTCAAGCAGCAGAGAATGCAGCTGTGGGAGCTATTACCTCAATTGAAATTTGGCGTATGA
- a CDS encoding YoaK family protein, protein MLRKYSSSRSLKDNIKLGVLTAYCAGMVNVISVIIFFAFTSNVTGHYAVLAEELSKGNWYQAGVVAVWIMLFCFGGFISNLIIINLGRRNSYLTHGIPILLEMVCLIITGSYIQFYYHETLVETEFLVGLMLFAMGLQNGLTASISNSAVKTTHLTGLTTDLGMLLSMFTQRRFRKKKQLVEKAKIQVSIMLAYVTGGVAAGLIYNTVAYNVFYITCGFLLLVLLYDYYRITVVKFVFRRRQSPRYSYVYSEKNDNT, encoded by the coding sequence ATGTTAAGAAAATATAGCAGTAGTAGATCATTAAAAGATAATATAAAGTTAGGGGTTCTCACAGCCTATTGTGCTGGAATGGTGAACGTAATTTCCGTAATCATATTTTTTGCTTTCACATCTAATGTGACCGGGCACTATGCCGTGCTGGCAGAGGAACTGAGCAAAGGAAACTGGTACCAGGCGGGAGTAGTGGCTGTATGGATAATGCTTTTTTGCTTTGGTGGCTTTATTTCTAACCTAATCATTATCAATTTAGGGAGACGAAATTCATACCTAACACACGGCATCCCCATACTTTTAGAAATGGTGTGCCTGATCATAACAGGAAGTTACATACAGTTTTATTACCACGAAACGCTAGTGGAAACAGAATTTTTGGTGGGCCTCATGCTTTTTGCTATGGGACTTCAAAATGGATTAACAGCGAGTATTTCTAACTCAGCGGTTAAAACTACACACCTGACTGGGCTTACTACTGATTTAGGAATGTTGCTTTCTATGTTTACCCAAAGGAGGTTTAGAAAGAAAAAACAACTGGTAGAGAAAGCTAAAATACAGGTGTCTATCATGCTGGCGTATGTTACAGGTGGCGTGGCAGCAGGTTTAATTTATAATACAGTAGCTTATAATGTGTTTTATATCACCTGCGGCTTTTTGTTACTAGTGCTTCTGTATGATTATTACCGAATAACTGTAGTGAAATTTGTTTTTAGACGTAGACAATCTCCGAGATACAGCTATGTGTACTCAGAGAAAAACGATAATACATGA